aaataagaaaatatacCGGAACATATAAAGGCGCGCACTTTAAAATAATAGCATACAACGCGCTCAAGGATTACTAGTGGGGAGGGGTATTAAGATAATTATTCTTATTGCAATAGATAAATGCCACCCCCTCTGGCGCGCAAGCAACCTGTAAAAGTTTTTGATTTGATTGCAATGAACAAATACCACCATCTTTATACCACCAACAACCCCTTTAGAGCGCAAGCACGAAACATCAGTAATAACAACTTTGCTTTGCGCTTGATATTGAGGTGGGATAATAGTAAAGATAGCCGTGTGTCCGAAAAACCTGATGAGTCCTAACTGGTAGAGCAAAGCGCTTACCATGGCCAGGTCGTTCTCTCTAAATTTCCCGTCGAGCATTGCTGCCATCACTGCTGACCGGGTTATGAGTACCACCCTGTGCGCAGGTACAGACACGCCCTCCACCACAAAGGTAATGTCCGACAGAAGTGTCTTGTTCAAGAATAAATCTTTGGTGCTTTTTACCCATGCTGACCGGTGAGCTGCTTCAGGATCCAAATTTGTGCACGTGTTAGTGTTCTTTTTGCTGGGTTTGGGAGCTTGCATGCGTGTTGGTGGTGGAAAACCAGAACGCTGCAAAAAGGCTTCCCTCAAATAATTGTGAATAACCACAGCTTCTGGTCGCCTGTTAACTATTGAAGGAAGGCGTGGCAAGCGGGGAGGGTTTCCTCTAATGCATAGTAGGGGTGGTTGAATGGGTACTCTATGTGGTCTCCAGCCTAtgagagggaggggtggcGGGGTGGGTACTCTATGTGGTCTCCAGCCTATGGGAGGGAGAGGTGGTGGGGCTGGTACTCTATTCTGTGATCTCCAGCctatgggagggaggggtggtggggcTGGTACCATATTCTGTGATCTCCAGCctatgggagggaggggtggcgGGGTGGGTACTCTATTCTGTGATCTCCAGCCTataggagggaggggtggtggggcTGGTACTCTATTCTGTGATCTCCAGCctatgggagggaggggtggtggggcTGGTACTCTATTCTGTGATCTCCAGCctatgggagggaggggtggtggggtgGGTACTCTATTCTGTGATCTCCAGCctatgggagggtggggtgggtacTCTATTCTGTGATCTCCAGCctatgggagggaggggtggtggggcTGGTACTTTATTCTGTGATCTCCAGCctatgggagggaggggtggtggggtTGGTACTCTATTCTGTGATCTCCAGCctatgggagggaggggtggtgggatAGGAATTCTATTGGGTGGCAGGTTTCTACCTATAATGGGCCAAAAGTTTGGAGGGATGAATATCCCAATATTGGGTGGTGGGTCCCTATTCATGGGAGGGATGAGGTTTCTATATGGTGAAACTCTTGGATGAAGAGCTGATGAGATGCCAATTCTACGAGTTGATGGTCTGCTTCCTGTGGGAGgaaggggtggtggtggtggaggaTGTGGTGGTTTCTTTTTCAAAGATTGTTCACACAACAAAGCCAATGGCTTAATTTTCAGAGTTGAGGCTGCCTCACCAATGGATTGGAGGTCTTTACATTTCAAGTCTAGATGGCCTGTGTACATCCATGCCAATACACTATTCATAGCTTCTGGCTTGATGCTTTCTTCGAAAGTAATGTCATATAAAACCTTGCTCCCAATAGTGTCTCTAGCCTTAGTTTTCGCTTCCCTGAAGGGAGATAGATGTTCTACAGCTTTTTCTCCCCCAAAGGAAGATAATGAGCATAATAATTCCTTGAAACTCTCTGAAGTCACAGCTAGAACAAATGAATGTGCTGTCATGACTGAATCATTATTTTTAAACCTTATAGTGACGTCGGCAGACTCATGTCTTTCTTGAGTAGATTTCCAGTCCTCTCTCAGGGTTGAATCAGCAACTTTAGTCTTTGGAGGAGGacctacaacaacaacagtttAATAATTAGCTAATGAGGCctaatttattttgctttttatgcCTCATCATAAAAAGGTTATTCATGCAGGGTCGTAGCAAGGGATGTGGTACAAGGGTccccttgccccccccccccaatattagGAAATGTGAGGGAATGACCAGGGGCATGGCTGTGtccccaaatatttttttagtgtttctGTACCATGCCTAtcaatatttcaaggccttAAACAGCTCTGTTTGTTCATGTGAGTATTATCAGTTCACCTGTTCATTCTGCCTTATAGACATGATTGCAGAgatgggtggggtgggggctgACGGTGTGGTacaatttgcaaaaaaaaactccacCCTATCCCCTACAAGTTTAGATCTATATGGacaaaggggaggggggataatatttaagatttttatgTTGTAAATGACGTAAAAATTGTAGTATCTTTTGAAGAAGAGATAAGGAGGGgcagagataaaaaaaaaaataataatttgttatgtgccccccccctccatatttttgcttctgcTGGCCATGTTAAAGGAGCTCTCACTCACTtgaataaaaatgttataaaattTGTTAACTTACTTGGCTCACTCAGATTTGTGATATCAAAGCTTGGGTCTTTGGAGCTTTCTTTCTCcctattttttaaatgtttgtcaCTCAATGTTTGACGATGCTGGAATGCTTGCTCAACAGCAGCCTCAAATAGCTTGGATGCCTCATCTTCT
The sequence above is a segment of the Nematostella vectensis chromosome 2, jaNemVect1.1, whole genome shotgun sequence genome. Coding sequences within it:
- the LOC5521351 gene encoding formin-like protein 3 — encoded protein: MVYQPLKLVLVGDAGIGKSTLIAKCHETHPTSAECGGFFAKTFDRSAEYKPTALKAYSTNVYSNPTGVVYSVYQANIVDTGGSTVLDYVRPLAYIHADLFILCFDVTNRASFENVASKWFPEIRLYEKKVPLMLVGLKPNPVEKRKVSKADAERMLTRLKGNGSYFEVDSFNPKEDEASKLFEAAVEQAFQHRQTLSDKHLKNREKESSKDPSFDITNLSEPSPPPKTKVADSTLREDWKSTQERHESADVTIRFKNNDSVMTAHSFVLAVTSESFKELLCSLSSFGGEKAVEHLSPFREAKTKARDTIGSKVLYDITFEESIKPEAMNSVLAWMYTGHLDLKCKDLQSIGEAASTLKIKPLALLCEQSLKKKPPHPPPPPPLPPTGSRPSTRRIGISSALHPRVSPYRNLIPPMNRDPPPNIGIFIPPNFWPIIGRNLPPNRIPIPPPLPPIGWRSQNRVPTPPPLPPIGWRSQNKVPAPPPLPPIGWRSQNRVPTPPPLPPIGWRSQNRVPAPPPLPPIGWRSQNRVPAPPPLPPIGWRSQNRVPTPPPLPPIGWRSQNMVPAPPPLPPIGWRSQNRVPAPPPLPPIGWRPHRVPIQPPLLCIRGNPPRLPRLPSIVNRRPEAVVIHNYLREAFLQRSGFPPPTRMQAPKPSKKNTNTCTNLDPEAAHRSAWVKSTKDLFLNKTLLSDITFVVEGVSVPAHRVVLITRSAVMAAMLDGKFRENDLAMIELPDVPLAPFLILLEYIYTDSCNLKDTNAREVLVLADRFCLDGLAARCEQFIIDSMPGLGVICDNEEFVESILDVFMFAKAFNSQYLTMWCLHVIATNYTIFEKTPEYNTILKENREYIEANRWLPRSYLKILNSYRARGTIVIPERIQRHGPKHCGCTIL